One segment of Stomatobaculum sp. F0698 DNA contains the following:
- the trkA gene encoding Trk system potassium transporter TrkA: MNIIVVGNGKIGELLVQQLSKEGHDVVVVDSNAARIRSLEEKLDVSTVVGNGASIEILREAGAENCDILIAVSNSDEVNLLTALVAKKLGCEYTVARVRSPEYDREMNLLKTSFGINLSVNPEKTCAKEIFRLLQFPSFLTRNSFAGGRAEMVELIVPEEGKLTDRKLMELAPLLDKKALICTIERDGEVLVPSGSTELRAGDKLAVAAATADLPFLLRRFGIPTLDVKQVMIVGGSATARYLATDLINAGLSVTIVESDREKCKALEDLLPKASIIHGDGSLQHLLAEEGIANMDAVVPLTGIDEENILISLYAHSVGTKKTITKVNRTEYLNLFGQEHLGAVVSPKSLTANEITRYTRAASQSREGSVETLHTIGGGAIEALGFTVPEEASFVNKPIMELPLKPSTLIASIVRNQRVIIPGGQDCLMRGDSIVVIASADRMISNFADIFRERGGEA; encoded by the coding sequence ATGAATATTATTGTGGTCGGTAACGGAAAAATAGGAGAGCTCTTGGTACAGCAACTTTCGAAAGAAGGGCACGATGTGGTCGTTGTGGACAGCAATGCGGCGCGCATCCGTTCGCTGGAGGAAAAGCTGGACGTCTCGACGGTGGTCGGAAACGGCGCTTCGATTGAGATTTTGCGAGAGGCGGGAGCTGAGAACTGTGACATCCTGATTGCGGTGAGCAACAGCGATGAGGTGAACCTTCTGACGGCCCTGGTCGCAAAGAAGCTCGGTTGCGAGTACACGGTGGCGCGCGTTCGCAGTCCCGAGTACGACCGGGAGATGAACCTCTTAAAGACGAGCTTCGGCATTAACCTTTCGGTGAACCCCGAGAAGACCTGCGCGAAGGAGATTTTCCGCCTGCTGCAGTTCCCGAGTTTCTTAACGCGAAACTCCTTTGCGGGCGGTCGCGCGGAGATGGTGGAGCTCATAGTCCCCGAGGAGGGGAAACTCACGGACCGCAAGCTCATGGAACTTGCGCCCCTATTGGACAAGAAAGCGCTGATTTGTACGATTGAGCGGGACGGCGAGGTACTGGTTCCCTCGGGATCCACCGAGCTTCGGGCGGGCGATAAGCTTGCGGTGGCGGCGGCAACCGCAGACCTGCCCTTCCTGCTGCGCCGCTTCGGCATTCCGACCCTGGATGTGAAGCAGGTGATGATAGTCGGCGGAAGCGCAACGGCGCGCTATCTCGCGACCGATTTAATCAACGCGGGGCTCTCGGTTACCATCGTTGAGTCGGACCGCGAGAAGTGCAAGGCGCTCGAGGATCTCCTGCCGAAGGCAAGCATCATCCACGGAGACGGTTCCCTGCAGCACTTACTTGCGGAAGAGGGCATCGCGAATATGGACGCCGTGGTACCGCTGACCGGCATCGATGAGGAAAATATCCTGATTTCGCTCTACGCGCATTCGGTCGGCACGAAGAAGACCATCACGAAGGTGAATCGCACCGAGTATCTGAATCTCTTCGGCCAGGAACATCTGGGGGCCGTTGTGAGCCCGAAGTCCCTGACCGCGAACGAGATTACGCGCTACACGCGCGCGGCGAGTCAGTCGCGCGAGGGCTCGGTGGAGACGCTCCACACCATAGGCGGCGGTGCGATCGAGGCCCTCGGCTTTACGGTTCCAGAGGAGGCGAGCTTTGTCAATAAGCCCATTATGGAGCTGCCCTTAAAGCCTTCGACCCTGATTGCGAGCATTGTCAGAAACCAGAGGGTCATTATCCCCGGCGGACAGGATTGCCTGATGCGCGGTGACTCTATCGTGGTCATTGCGAGTGCGGATCGCATGATTTCGAACTTCGCGGATATCTTCCGGGAGCGCGGAGGAGAGGCATGA